The DNA sequence CCTCGATCTTATCAAGACAACTTCATTGATCTctaatcaaaaataaaattagaaaatgGGGCACTACACTTCAAGTTATAAGGACGCTAGATCCATGAGTGTAGGTGGTGCCTTCTTTGTAGTTGAGTTTGCTCAGAATGTTAACAAAAGTGATTGCCAAATTTTTTATTACTACAACTGTTATTTGGACTGCATTCTCTCTGGTCCATGAAACTCATGGGGATCAGAACTTATCAAATGAAAGGACCTATTATTTTGTTGCAGTAGTCTCTACAAGCATTAAGTAGCATACTTATCTATCTTCCATCATAATCATGGATTCATTAGTTACTGAAGCTGTATTTGAACTTGTATCAGGTAACGTAAGCGTTGAGCCAGCTGCTTCACTTCTTGAAATAGTGTATGCAGGTTGCTTTGGATCGGACAAAGGTGTGACATCACTTGTAAGCATTGATATTACTTCTTACATGGTAGCTCTATCTTCTGCATACTCTTGAACACATAAGAGACCAACCTGAATAAATTTCAAAACTTCCTCTTTGGAACCAGAGTCAAGTGATGTGTCCTTTATCTCTAGGGTCTGGTCTTGTTTCCACAATTCCCAGGCCTGAAACATTAGTTTGTGATGCAAGTATGTGAGCTTATGTCACTCCACCCATACTTAGCTTTCTTATTATAAAGGGATACCAAGGTGGATAACTTTGTGTGTTTATGACAACCCTCATATAATTCTTGATCTGCATCCTCAACGAACTTATAAAACTCATCTAAATCACCACCAAACTCATCACATGCAGCTTCACACATATCTACTGTTTCAGACACAAACTGACTTTCTTGTCTTGTTTCTACATTTTTACTTGGACTTGGACAAGATGACCTCGGAGGTTGACCATGCCATATCCAATTCTTGTAGCTTTGATTAAAACCATTAAAATACAAATGGTCCCTAATAGTTTTGactgtctttttttttgtgcTCCCACATTTTGAGCAAGGACATAACAAAAAATTAGGATTAGATGCATTTGATGCAGCAAACTTCAAAAACATTTCAACTCCTTCCTCATACACAAGACTTCTTCGGTCAGCCTCCATCCATGATTTATCCATTGGTGCTATTCTTAGCAACTTCATGCATATAGAAAAGTAAGTAAATTAACTAGAGCCTAAAAACAATACAATCTACAATAACAGTATGCAACTCTATAAGAAAAAGGACATGGTAGTTCCATAGGAACAATGCAACGTCTAAAATAAAACAGTCCAATATCTATGACAATGGTAGTACTTGCtcaatcaaataatcaaataaaacAATTCACACAGCTTAAGACAACCcagaaaattaagaaaaagaatatGTACCTTAAAGCGCCCAAACTAAACGCAGCGAAAGTAAGACACAAAGACCCCACACCAACTGTTATGAAGCAATACAACCTACaacaaattaaaattatttAAAGGCATTCGTTGTCATTTAATAAAGTAACAGAAACTCAGCAACACATATTAGCAATTACAATACTGATTCTCATGCCtgaaaaatgacaaaaaattATATGACCAGGTCAAAACAGAGGGCACAAAATTGGTGTACTTGGTTTGCCATTGTTGAAGCTACAGGAAACGAAATTAAAAACTGTTTCTCAAGCATATGTGAGATATGTAGGTCTAAGTTTCTGCAAATTTGCAGCTCCTTATTCCCACTAGTTTAAGAATTACAGCCTTCCAAAGTCAATCTACAGTAATGTTTTCTGGTCTGATCCTCTACACGAAATTGGTGTACTTGGTTTGCCATTGTGGAAGCTACAGATCACGAAATTAAAAACTGTTTCTCAGGCATATGTGACACATATAGGTCTAAgttcctgcaaattttcagctccATATTCTCACTGGTTTAAGAACTATAGCCTTCCAAAGTCAATCTACAGTTACTTTTTCTGTTCTGACCCTCCAGCATTCCAACAAATATTCCAAAAGTTTTAGAACTCCAAATGCAAAACCTTTTTACTGGAAAACACTAGACATATAGACCTACAATCCCACTAAGTTTCAGAAGTTATGCTCTCACGAGGTGAGAACTTTAGGACTCCAAAGTTGACTGATATTTCTGGTAGagcataaaataaaagaatttgagGAAGAATTTGGCAACCTAAAATTTAGCACCCCTCAATTTAATTTTCTGGTTTCATCCCACCAACTAAATAGAACAGCTCCAATCGtctctgaaaaaagaaaaagctcaaGAACCACGATATTTGTTTTACCAAATACTCTTTATTTTTCATGCTCACTACTTTACCCACAAGCTAAAACCATCACCTAAAGGCCTTCTCGTTCTCTCTGATGTTTGTGAGTTTATCATTTAGTGTCATCATATTCATCACATTTTGAGCAAGACATAACAAAAAATAGGATTAGAAGCATTTGATGCAACAAACTAGAAAAACATTTCAACTCCACAAGACTTCAATGGTCACCTTCCATCCATGATTTATCCATTGGTTTTATTCTTATCCACTTCATGCATATAAAAAATCAAGTAAATTAACGAGAGCCAAAAATGAAACAATCTACAATAACAGAATGCAATCTACAAGGAAAAAGACATGGTAATACCATAAGAAGAACGCAATATCTGAAATAAAACAGTCTAATATATATGACAATGGTAGTACTTGCTCAATCAAATAAAACACATTCACACAGCTTAAGACCActcagaaaattaaagaaatgaaTATGTACCTTCAAACGCCCAACTTAAACGCAGCAAAGTATGACACAGAGTCCCCACACCAACTGTTATGAAGCAATACAACCTGCGATAAATTAAAATGATTTATGTCTATTCTTTGTTATTCAATAATGTAAGAGAAATTAAAAACTGTGGAAGCTACATGGCACGAAATTAAAAACTGTTTGTCAGGCATATGTGAGATATGTATGTCTAagattctgcaaattttcagctccATATTCCCACTGGTTTAAGAACTATGGTCTTCCAAAGTCAATCTACAGTAATAATTTTGGTTCTGACCCTCCAGCATTCCAACCAATATTCCAGAAGATTTAGAACTCCAAATGCAAAACCCTTTTACAGGGAAACACTAGACATATAGACCTACAATCCCACAAAGTATCAGAACTTATGCTCTCACGAGGTGAGAACTCTAGGACTCCAAATGAGAGCGAATGTGGAGGGGTTTTGGGTTGACCAATTGTTCTTAATTGTTGAGTAGGGCAGAATCCTAGTATAGGATAGTTTGAGTCACTATGAAGAACACAACTTTTCTGTTATGCTGAAACTCTGGAAGTGATTGTCATGTGAGGATAAAGTTTGGAGGTCCTCTAGAGCCGTGAGTATGTAGCTTGTATGACTGAATACATGTATACATATTACTGAATAAACCCTGTTAGTTTCTTCTATTTTACTGGCAAAAATTTGTTTTGTCATATTTGCTCCCAGAAAATTAACTTTGCAACTTTTGCAGCTGCGTTTTGTCAATATCGTGACTGGTTTGTTATTTGTAATATTGCGCATGCAGGTTTCCTATTGTGGAACCAGATCCTGGTCATACAAAACTTCGTCTTTCAAAGGAAGGCCTAGATGCCATTGAAAGAATAAAAACTCCGATTGCAGCTGTTGCAGTAAGATTACATCCCTTTTCCTCGGCATCAGTAGAACTCAGAATTTCAACAATCACTTGAAGATAAATAAGTGTTCAGGTAAGCAATCCAACTCTTATACAGTTTGGTCTGTGCATGAAGTTTATGAATTCTTGAAGTTTTCAGTTTGGTTTGATGCCATGactttattaatttcaatttttttttttttacatttttttaaatttcagcaATGGATAAATCTTGGATAAATGCAGATAGGGATACTTTAAAGTACGAATTGGGCGTTGaaaatttcttgatttttgcTGAAGAAAATGCTAGTAACCGTAAGAGAATTCGTTGTCCTTGCGCAAGATGTGTAAATTTCAAAAAGAAGTCGATTAAAGTCATTAGGGGACATTTGTATGATTATGGCTTTAGTTTGGGATACACAAACTGGATGTGGCATGGAGAACCTACATTGTCCTCCTGTGCCAGTGCACCTAGTGGTTTAGGCCTGCCTCCAAAGGCCCGATTTGGGTCTGAAACTGTTGATATGTGTCAAGTAGCTTTCAATGAAGGTGATTATGATGAGGAGTCATATGAGTTTACTAAGTTTGTTGATGAAGCAGAAAGACCATTATTTGAAGATAGTGAACACAGTAAGTTAGAGGCATTGGTGCAACTTCATAATTTGAAAGCTAGGTTTGGCATGAGTGACACTTGCTTTTCTGAAATACTTGCCACCGTTGGGTCTTTCCTTCCAAAGGATAATGTATTGCCTCAAACTCATTATGAGGCAAAGAAGACTCTCACCAATTTAGGGCTGCAATATGAGAAAATACATGCATGTCCTAAAGACTGCATATTGTATAGGAAACAATTTTCTGCAGCAACTACTTGTCCTAAGTGTGGTGTCTCTCGTTGGAAGTTAAAGAGAGATAAAACTATAAAAGTTGGCCAACCCGCCAAGGTGTTGTGGTACTTTCCTATAATTCCCAGATTTAAGCGCTTGTTTAGATCTGTTGGAACAGCTGAAATGCTCACTTGGCATGAGGATAAGCGAACTAAGGATGGACACATGCGCCATCCAGCCGACTCTCCTGCTTGGaagttggttgattataagtGGCCCGAATTTGCTAGTGAATCAAGAAACCTTCGGTTAGCATTGTCAGCAGATGGTATTAACCCACATAGCTCTCTAAGTAGTAGGTATAGTTGTTGACCCGTAATATTGGTGACTTATAATCTTCCTCCATGGTTATGCATGAAGAGAAAGTTTATGATGTTATCTCTATTAATTTCTGGTCCAAAACAGCCGGGAAATGACATTGATCTTTACTTAGAGCCATTAATTGATGATTTGAAGACTCTGTGGGCTGGAGTTAATGATGTGTATGATGCTCATAGGAAAGAATACTTTACTCTAAGAGCAGTTTTGTTGTGGACCATCAATGATTTTCCCGCATATGGAAACTTGTCGGGGTGCACCACTAAAGGTTACAAAGCATGCCCAATTTGTGGTGATACAACTTCAGCCATACATTTGCCCCATAGTAGGAAAATGTCTTATGGTTGCCACCGTAAGTATCTACCTCGTCATCATCCTTATAGGAGGGAGAAAAAAGCATTTAATAATGAACAAGAATTTGAAGTTGCACCTACACCACTATCCGGAGAGGAAGTGTTTAAGAGGGTAGAACATATTAACTATGAGTATGGcaagggaaaaaagaagaactCTGATTCTGCCGGTACTTCTTCTTGGAAGaaaaaatccatttttttcaACTTGGAGTATTGGAAATCTCTTCATATTCGCCATGCTCTCGATGTGATGCATATTGAGAAGAATGTTTGTGAAAGTGTGATTGGTACATTACTAAACATGCcttctaaaacaaaagatagTGTGGCTGCCCGTTTAGATATGGTTGACATGGGTGTTAGACTTGATTTGGGTCCAAATATTGGGGAGAAAAAAACCTATGTACCTGCTGCCCCATATACTTTGTCAAGGGCAGAGAAGATAAAAATGTGTACTTCTTTCTTGTTTATGAAAGTTCCTTATGGTCATTCatcaaacataaaaaatttggTGTCTATGGATGATTTGAAGCTGTATGGATTGAAGTCACATGATTGTCATACATTAATGCAACAGTTGCTTCCTGTGGCCATTCGTTCGGTGCTTCCTAAGCATGTTCGAATCTCCATAATGAGGCTGTGCTTCTTCTTTAATGCTTTGTGCACCAAAGTAGTTGATGTCTCAAAATTGGATAAGTTGCAATCCGATTTGGTTTTGACCTTGTGCGGGCTAGAGAAGATATTCCCTCCCTCATTCTTTGACATAATGGTACATCTTACTGTGCACCTAGTTAGAGAAGTGCGATTATGTGGTCCCGTTTTCTATAGATGGATGTACCCATTTGAACGGTTTATGAAAGTTTTGAAGGGGTATGTTCGTAACCGTTTTCATCCAGAAGGTTGTATAGCCGAGAGTTATGTTGGAGAAGAATCTATGGAGTTTTGCTCCGAGTTTTTTCAACGCTGTAATCCAATTGGAGTTCCTAAGGATCAAAGTAAGCTCTGTGGCCCACTTTCTACTGCGAAACTTAAGTGCATTGATGAGAAGGAGAGAAATCAGGCACATCTTCATGTGTTGTCCAATAATGATGAGGTGGATCCATATAAGATGTAAGTACATTAACCTTATATTTTTATCTTATTCCTTTATTTTAATCTACTCTGAATATTGCAGCAGATATATCCTCATTATTATTTTATGTGGACAGTGCACATAAAAACATTGTAGAGCAGCTGTATgctgggaagaagaagagtaaaCAATGGATCCTTAGTGAGCACAATCGTACTTTTGCTGATTGGTTTGAAGCCAAGGTGAGTACATATTCTGTTCAGCTGTTTATCTGTGTAAGAATGAAGTGTATAGATTGCAAAAGTTGACATAATATGCCTATTGTGTAACCAGGTTTCAGCTCAAATGAAGGAAAATCCTAACGAGGTTTCCCAAACAATTAGGTGGCTAGCTGGAAAACCGAGTTTTACGGTGCATAGTTATGGAGGGTATCGATATAATGGAGTTAAATACTTCACAAAGCAGCGAGACAATGCTAGAGCTGTCCAAAATAGTGGTGTTACCTTAGTGGCAAAAACTTGGCAGGTATCGAGTGCCAAGGATAAAAATCCGGTGGAGAGTGATATGACATTTTATGGGGTCATTGAAGAGATTTGGGAGGTTGATTATCATGATTTCAAGGCCCCTTTGTTTTTGTGTCGATGGgtagagaatgaaaaaggaaTTAAACAAGATGAGTTAGGTTTTACATTGGTAAACCTTAATAGGCAAGGCCATAAGAAAGACAGATTTGCTTCTGTTGGTCAAGTGAAACAAGTTTTTTATGTGGAAGATCCCATTGATGCAGAGTGGTCCGTTGTACTAACAACCCCAAACAGAGATTACCGTGACTGTTTCTATGAAGATGATCTAGGGGACACCTCTATGGAACATCAACCGTTCTGTGCAGAAATACCTTCGCCTTGTCATGAAGAGGAGAATGAGCCTGATGCCACTTACATGAGAGCGAATGTGGAGGGGTTTTGGGTTGACCAATTCACCTCTCCAAGAGAACAATAGTTAGGCTTGTATTTGTATTGTATTTGAAGTTAAAACACTTTTTAATTGCTGTTTCATGACTTTGAATCAACTATGTGATTTATTTAAGTGCATTTGTTCGTGATAGCCTTTGGTGTACACTTCACTATTTACTGATTTAGCAGGTTATTGTTTTCAAGTGTGTTGTTTGCCTATAACATTTATTTGTGCTTTGCCAACAGATAGTTGGAAGCAATGGGTtcgaagaagaaggaaaaggctGAAAGTGATAAAAAGTCAAAGAAACATTCTGATTTGGAGACTTGTTCTGAGGCTGACAAGGTGGCTGATAAGAAGTCAAAGAAACATTCTAATTTGGAGACTTGTTCTGAGGCTGACAAGGTGGCTGATAAGAAAGCAGAATCTGAATCTGCAGAGACCATCACAAGCACCGAATCAACTAAAAGAAGAGGGAAGCGAAGTGTGGTGGAAATGTATAAGGTTGTGATCAAGAAAGCTTTGGGAAAAAATTTAAAGTGACATACACCGACACGGGGAATCCCAATGGACGAGTACGACACACTTTGCAATCATATATAGGGATGCTCGCGCGGAAAATGGTGCCCATTAACATTGTAAGCTGGCCCGAAGTAGACGGTGAATTGAAAGATAAAATTTGGATCGACGTCCAGGTATTGGAACTGATTTTTCTCCTAACTTTTGCAATGAATTGTGACCAATATGAATATTGAGTTTTGAAGTATGCAAGCTACTGTTATTTCCACTTTTTTTTCCAACTTGTGCAGCCAGATTTGTTATTTGTCAATTTCTGAGTATATCCAGTTTGTTCTTACATGTCCATTACTCATCTTTGCACAGGATACATTCAAAGTGGCCCCTGAAAGCAAGAAATTGGTGTTGACATCTGCTGGCACTAAATGGAGACAATTCAAGACCAACTTAACAAATAAGTATGTGCTGCCATACttgggaaagaagaagaaattgagaaAGCCACCAAAGCAGTATGCATTCGTTGGGTTGTTGCCATGGAAGGAGTTTGTAAGTCAGAGGACTACAGAGGCATGGCTGGTATGATGAGTTTACATAGAAGGCTGTTATAGTTGATTTGAACCGTGCACAAAAAAATTGTTGATTTGAAGTTTTAATATTCTGTGCAGAAACTTCATAATGACCAAAGTAAACGAGTCAAGAAGAGAAAATACCATCATAGATTATCAAGAAAGGGATATATTGGACTAGAGGAGGAATTGGTAAGTTATAAGCTGTTCTTGTGATCCATTTTTTAGCATAATGATTTCTAAACGCTTTATATACAATGTATTTACTATTAAGTTTTAACCGCTGCACAGAAACATTCTTGGCCTGAAGGAGATGTTATTGACCGTGCAATTCTATGGAAGAAGGCCCGTGTACTTAAAAATGGGGAGATAAGTGAGGAAGTGACACCGATTGCAACAAAGATAGTAAGTATCATAGAAACTGTTGTTTGATTAGGCATACATGAATCTGATGGTGACATTGGAAAGTAGTTTAAAGGTTTGGGAAATGAGTAAGTATTGTTAAGTTTAAATCTATTGTTAATCGATCCTTCCTCAACTTGATTAGGGTGGCATGAATCTGAAAGGCAACAATCACGAATAACCTCCTGATATGATGTTTTGGAGTATAACAATAAGCTCTTTGCCTGATACTACATATTTTGTATTAGTTGTGCTGCAACTTTTGATGAGTTTTCAATAATTTATAGTTTATAACCTCCTGTAATGTATCTTTACATATCTTATCAGGATGAATTGATGGAGAAGAAAAGGAAGGGTGAGCTAGAAATTTCAGGGAGTAGTGATGTATTATCTCAAGCACTAGAAACTCCTGAACATTCGGGTAGGGTAAGGGGTGTTGGAGGCTTCGTAAATCCGTCTACCTACTTTAAGCTTCCAAAGCAGAAAAGGGTGAGAACTACTAAGGCAGAATTACTGGCACGTGATAAAGAGCGTGATCGGGAGCTGGAGGAGACAAAGAAAATAATTCTTGAAAAACAAGCAAAGGCAGAAGAGCTATTAAATAAAAGGATTGCTCAATTAGAAGCATTGATAACAGAAAAggcaacctatacaccacattCCCCTATATCTGATAAAGGCAGTTTCCatgataaagaaaagaaaaggccaaTTAATCTTGATGTTGACAATGTGCAAGAAAATGTAGA is a window from the Rosa chinensis cultivar Old Blush chromosome 2, RchiOBHm-V2, whole genome shotgun sequence genome containing:
- the LOC112184731 gene encoding uncharacterized protein LOC112184731 — its product is MDKSWINADRDTLKYELGVENFLIFAEENASNRKRIRCPCARCVNFKKKSIKVIRGHLYDYGFSLGYTNWMWHGEPTLSSCASAPSGLGLPPKARFGSETVDMCQVAFNEGDYDEESYEFTKFVDEAERPLFEDSEHSKLEALVQLHNLKARFGMSDTCFSEILATVGSFLPKDNVLPQTHYEAKKTLTNLGLQYEKIHACPKDCILYRKQFSAATTCPKCGVSRWKLKRDKTIKVGQPAKVLWYFPIIPRFKRLFRSVGTAEMLTWHEDKRTKDGHMRHPADSPAWKLPGNDIDLYLEPLIDDLKTLWAGVNDVYDAHRKEYFTLRAVLLWTINDFPAYGNLSGCTTKGYKACPICGDTTSAIHLPHSRKMSYGCHRKYLPRHHPYRREKKAFNNEQEFEVAPTPLSGEEVFKRVEHINYEYGKGKKKNSDSAGTSSWKKKSIFFNLEYWKSLHIRHALDVMHIEKNVCESVIGTLLNMPSKTKDSVAARLDMVDMGVRLDLGPNIGEKKTYVPAAPYTLSRAEKIKMCTSFLFMKVPYGHSSNIKNLVSMDDLKLYGLKSHDCHTLMQQLLPVAIRSVLPKHVRISIMRLCFFFNALCTKVVDVSKLDKLQSDLVLTLCGLEKIFPPSFFDIMVHLTVHLVREVRLCGPVFYRWMYPFERFMKVLKGYVRNRFHPEGCIAESYVGEESMEFCSEFFQRCNPIGVPKDQSKLCGPLSTAKLKCIDEKERNQAHLHVLSNNDEVDPYKIAHKNIVEQLYAGKKKSKQWILSEHNRTFADWFEAKVSAQMKENPNEVSQTIRWLAGKPSFTVHSYGGYRYNGVKYFTKQRDNARAVQNSGVTLVAKTWQVSSAKDKNPVESDMTFYGVIEEIWEVDYHDFKAPLFLCRWVENEKGIKQDELGFTLVNLNRQGHKKDRFASVGQVKQVFYVEDPIDAEWSVVLTTPNRDYRDCFYEDDLGDTSMEHQPFCAEIPSPCHEEENEPDATYMRANVEGFWVDQFTSPREQ
- the LOC121051309 gene encoding uncharacterized protein LOC121051309 — translated: MLARKMVPINIVSWPEVDGELKDKIWIDVQDTFKVAPESKKLVLTSAGTKWRQFKTNLTNKYVLPYLGKKKKLRKPPKQYAFVGLLPWKEFVSQRTTEAWLKLHNDQSKRVKKRKYHHRLSRKGYIGLEEELKHSWPEGDVIDRAILWKKARVLKNGEISEEVTPIATKIDELMEKKRKGELEISGSSDVLSQALETPEHSGRVRGVGGFVNPSTYFKLPKQKRVRTTKAELLARDKERDRELEETKKIILEKQAKAEELLNKRIAQLEALITEKATYTPHSPISDKGSFHDKEKKRPINLDVDNVQENVDDCEIVPPPADMGGTCELAVNTISNIVAFGTVFDDVDINKMIHGAPLKEGCVRVSVDGEIQGDAPLPFPIMGEMELVREAVGSHVAWPEEFVIRRQPVKKKKRNMDFVKSMFDKVELSPMVPKRCKLLYKHATTIMKQTSEAITTVLDDNIFGIHKQLFILTENVIDLLEMKKIGQGVIAAYMV